The following coding sequences are from one Vicinamibacterales bacterium window:
- a CDS encoding molybdopterin-dependent oxidoreductase has protein sequence MARLHRLTHPLVRDTRGGPLRRASWDEAIERAAAGLKTVVDRRGPQAFGLFSCSKSTNEMNYAAQKFARAVIGSNNIDSCNRTUHAPSVAGLAAVFGMGGGTTSYREIEETDCVLLWGSNARETHPIFFHHLLKGLHRGARLFAVDPRRTTSAQWAELWAGLDVGTDIALAHAMAREIIVSGLAHREFIANATSGFEAYKASVMPWTLERGEQATGVPAGLIREMAHGYATAPRAMICWTLGITEHHNAVDNVLSLINLALLTGHVGRWGSGINPLRGQNNVQGGGDMGALPDRLPGFQHVENDEVRERFDRAWGVAVPPKRGWHLSGMFEAMDRGDLTALYVIGENPAQSEADQHRAERLLSNLECLVVQDVMRTATAELADVVFPAAAGSFESEGTVTSSERRVQRVRRAKAPLGESRDDLDIIVSLARAMGATWPATDPEGIWNELRTLSPVHTGMSYARLEAEGGLHWPCYDDDHPGEAFLHARLWERPVGGARAPFSVVEHALPVEALDDEYPMRLTTGRRLAEYNTGVQTGRYASPTRRGETIDVSPEDAARLGFSEGQAVRVRSRRGSVVAPVHIDRALRPGLTFMTFHFPEDVATNHLTIDAIDPKSGTAEFKAAAVRLEAVEG, from the coding sequence ATGGCACGCCTGCATCGACTGACGCATCCCCTCGTGCGCGACACGCGCGGAGGGCCGCTCCGACGCGCCTCGTGGGACGAGGCGATCGAGCGCGCCGCCGCGGGGCTCAAGACCGTCGTGGACCGCCGCGGCCCGCAGGCGTTCGGGCTCTTCAGCTGTTCGAAGAGCACGAACGAGATGAACTACGCCGCGCAGAAGTTCGCGCGCGCCGTCATCGGGTCGAACAACATCGACAGCTGCAACCGTACTTGACACGCCCCCAGCGTCGCCGGTCTGGCGGCGGTCTTCGGAATGGGCGGCGGGACGACGTCGTATCGCGAGATCGAGGAGACCGACTGCGTCCTCCTGTGGGGCTCGAACGCCCGCGAGACGCACCCGATCTTCTTCCATCACCTGCTCAAGGGGCTCCACCGGGGGGCGCGCCTGTTCGCCGTGGATCCCCGGCGCACGACCTCCGCGCAGTGGGCCGAGCTCTGGGCCGGCCTCGACGTCGGTACCGACATCGCCCTCGCGCATGCGATGGCGCGCGAGATCATCGTGTCCGGGCTGGCGCACCGGGAGTTCATCGCCAACGCCACCTCCGGCTTCGAGGCGTACAAGGCATCGGTCATGCCGTGGACGCTCGAGCGGGGCGAGCAGGCGACGGGCGTGCCGGCCGGCCTCATCCGCGAGATGGCGCACGGCTACGCGACGGCGCCGCGGGCCATGATCTGCTGGACGCTCGGCATCACCGAGCACCACAACGCCGTCGACAACGTGCTGTCGCTCATCAACCTCGCGCTGCTGACCGGGCACGTCGGGAGGTGGGGATCGGGCATCAATCCGCTGCGCGGCCAGAACAACGTCCAGGGCGGCGGCGACATGGGCGCGCTGCCGGACCGGCTTCCCGGGTTCCAGCACGTCGAGAACGACGAGGTCCGCGAGCGGTTCGATCGCGCCTGGGGTGTCGCGGTGCCCCCGAAACGCGGATGGCACCTGTCCGGGATGTTCGAGGCCATGGACCGTGGTGACCTCACGGCCCTGTACGTCATCGGCGAGAATCCGGCGCAGTCGGAGGCCGATCAGCACCGGGCGGAGCGGCTCCTCTCGAATCTGGAGTGCCTCGTCGTGCAGGACGTGATGCGGACGGCCACGGCGGAACTGGCCGACGTCGTCTTTCCGGCGGCGGCGGGCTCCTTCGAGTCGGAGGGCACGGTCACGTCGAGCGAGCGCCGCGTCCAGCGCGTGCGCCGCGCGAAGGCGCCGCTCGGCGAGAGCCGGGACGATCTCGACATCATCGTGTCCCTGGCGCGCGCCATGGGCGCGACGTGGCCGGCGACGGACCCCGAGGGGATCTGGAACGAGCTCAGGACGCTGTCGCCCGTGCACACGGGCATGAGCTACGCGCGCCTGGAGGCCGAGGGCGGCCTGCACTGGCCCTGCTACGACGACGACCACCCGGGCGAGGCGTTCCTGCACGCACGGCTCTGGGAGCGCCCGGTGGGCGGCGCCCGCGCGCCGTTCTCGGTCGTGGAGCACGCCCTGCCGGTCGAAGCCCTCGACGACGAGTACCCGATGCGACTCACGACGGGGCGCCGCCTGGCGGAGTACAACACCGGTGTGCAGACGGGCCGCTACGCGTCGCCCACCAGGCGGGGCGAGACCATCGACGTCTCGCCCGAGGACGCCGCGCGGCTGGGGTTCAGCGAAGGCCAGGCGGTGCGCGTCAGGTCCAGGCGCGGGAGCGTCGTCGCCCCCGTGCACATCGATCGGGCGCTCCGTCCCGGCCTCACGTTCATGACGTTCCACTTTCCGGAGGACGTCGCCACCAACCATCTCACGATCGACGCCATCGACCCGAAGTCGGGCACGGCGGAGTTCAAGGCGGCCGCCGTCCGCCTGGAAGCAGTCGAAGGGTAG
- a CDS encoding NAD(P)H-dependent oxidoreductase subunit E, giving the protein MDIHVVGPEATAEERSAVDHLLGPPASGWEGGAREARDGRSARIGRGASVERRHLLLPAFHAVQDRVGWVSRGALNYICQRLVVPPADAWGVLTFYHLFATAPRRRTVAHVCDDIACRARGAEALCASLEAALGPAGTAAGGGDATWMRSPCLGQCERAPAVLVVGAGQPATRHVVAPAADAGEIVRALAPGASAGVTESLAELRRLVPQAGDPSLRLLRRVGVVDPTSLEAYRGSGGYRALARAIELGPRGVVAEVKASKLMGRGGAAFPTGVKWEAVLGEPALPHYVVCNADESEPGTFKDRVLMTGDPFAIVEAMTICGIATGSERGFLYVRGEYPDAEARIAGAAAAARAAGLLGPDILGSGHTFELDVRRGAGAYICGEETALFNSIEGKRGEPRSKPPFPSQSGVFGQPTVVNNVETLANVLDILTEGAAAWAAAGTPASTGTRLFCVSGHVARPGLYELPFGRTLGDVLDLAGGVASGRPLQAILLGGAAGMFVGAESLGLRLTFEDTRSASLTLGSGVVMVFDDTADLPDLLGRIAQFFEDESCGQCVPCRVGTVRQRELLERLRAGAGAATPERLALLSELGQAMRDASICGLGQTASSAVESAVQRLHVFQGGHAS; this is encoded by the coding sequence GTGGACATACACGTCGTCGGGCCGGAGGCCACGGCCGAGGAACGAAGCGCCGTCGATCACCTGCTCGGCCCGCCGGCGTCGGGATGGGAAGGCGGCGCGCGCGAGGCGCGCGACGGACGTTCGGCCCGAATCGGCCGCGGCGCGTCGGTGGAACGACGGCACCTCCTGCTGCCGGCCTTCCACGCGGTGCAGGACCGCGTGGGCTGGGTGAGCCGCGGCGCCCTCAACTACATCTGCCAGCGGCTCGTCGTGCCCCCGGCGGACGCCTGGGGGGTCCTGACCTTCTATCACTTGTTCGCCACCGCGCCCCGCCGGCGCACCGTGGCCCACGTGTGTGACGACATCGCGTGCCGGGCCCGCGGTGCCGAGGCGCTGTGCGCGTCACTGGAGGCCGCGCTCGGGCCCGCGGGGACGGCTGCCGGCGGCGGCGACGCGACCTGGATGCGCAGTCCCTGTCTGGGGCAGTGCGAGCGCGCCCCGGCGGTGCTCGTCGTCGGGGCGGGCCAGCCGGCCACGCGGCACGTCGTGGCGCCGGCCGCCGACGCCGGCGAGATCGTGCGGGCACTGGCGCCTGGCGCGTCGGCGGGCGTGACCGAATCGCTCGCCGAACTGCGTCGCCTCGTGCCGCAGGCGGGCGACCCCAGCCTCAGGCTCCTTCGGCGCGTCGGCGTCGTGGATCCCACCAGTCTCGAGGCCTACCGGGGCTCGGGCGGGTATCGGGCGCTCGCGCGCGCGATCGAGCTCGGCCCGCGCGGCGTCGTCGCCGAGGTGAAGGCCTCGAAGCTCATGGGACGCGGCGGCGCGGCGTTTCCCACCGGCGTCAAGTGGGAGGCGGTGCTGGGCGAGCCCGCCCTGCCGCACTACGTCGTCTGCAACGCCGACGAGTCCGAGCCGGGCACCTTCAAGGACCGCGTCCTCATGACGGGCGATCCGTTCGCCATCGTCGAGGCGATGACCATCTGCGGTATCGCCACGGGGAGCGAGCGCGGATTCCTCTACGTTCGCGGCGAGTATCCGGACGCCGAGGCCCGGATCGCCGGCGCCGCGGCCGCCGCCCGCGCGGCCGGCCTGCTCGGGCCGGACATCCTCGGGTCGGGCCACACGTTCGAGCTCGACGTGCGGCGCGGAGCCGGCGCCTACATCTGCGGCGAGGAAACGGCGCTCTTCAACTCGATCGAGGGGAAGCGGGGCGAGCCGCGATCGAAGCCGCCGTTCCCGAGCCAGTCGGGCGTGTTCGGCCAGCCCACCGTCGTGAACAACGTCGAGACCCTGGCGAACGTCCTCGACATCCTCACCGAGGGCGCCGCGGCGTGGGCGGCCGCGGGCACGCCGGCCTCCACGGGCACGCGGCTCTTCTGCGTCTCGGGTCACGTCGCGCGGCCCGGCCTGTACGAACTGCCGTTCGGCCGGACGCTGGGCGACGTGCTCGACCTGGCCGGCGGCGTCGCGAGCGGCCGGCCACTGCAGGCGATCCTCCTCGGCGGCGCGGCCGGCATGTTCGTCGGGGCGGAGTCGCTGGGTCTGCGGCTGACGTTCGAGGACACGCGCTCCGCGTCGCTGACCCTGGGGTCGGGCGTCGTGATGGTGTTCGACGACACCGCCGACCTGCCGGACCTGCTCGGCCGCATCGCGCAGTTCTTCGAGGACGAGAGCTGTGGCCAGTGCGTCCCGTGCCGCGTGGGCACGGTGCGTCAGCGCGAGCTCCTGGAGCGGCTGCGGGCCGGCGCCGGCGCCGCCACGCCGGAGCGGCTGGCGCTCCTGAGCGAGCTGGGCCAGGCCATGCGCGACGCGTCGATCTGCGGCCTCGGCCAGACGGCCTCGTCGGCCGTCGAGTCGGCCGTCCAGCGGCTGCACGTCTTCCAGGGGGGGCACGCGTCGTGA
- a CDS encoding 2Fe-2S iron-sulfur cluster-binding protein, giving the protein MSTENAIWFHLPPPPAVTPVAPPAPAVPTVAVTVDGAAVEVPEGSTLLDACRAAGKDVPTLCYLETLTPVNVCRVCVVELEGARVLAPACSRKVEAGMTVHTDSPRVRTARKVVLELLASSVDLSTADSLTPMLRDYGADPERFGAGAATVAQPVKDDNDLYVRDYSKCVLCYKCVEACGTDAQNTFAIAVAGRGFHAHISTELDVPLPESACVYCGNCIAVCPTGALMAKPEFELRQAGAWAPERQTVTDTICPFCGVGCTLTAHVQDDRIVKVTSPLDNSVTQGNLCVKGRFGFEYANESEDQ; this is encoded by the coding sequence GTGAGCACCGAGAACGCCATCTGGTTCCACCTGCCGCCGCCGCCGGCCGTCACGCCGGTGGCGCCGCCGGCGCCCGCGGTGCCGACCGTCGCCGTCACCGTGGACGGAGCCGCCGTCGAGGTGCCCGAGGGGAGCACGCTGCTCGACGCCTGCCGCGCGGCGGGGAAGGACGTGCCCACGCTCTGCTACCTCGAGACCCTCACTCCCGTGAACGTGTGTCGCGTGTGCGTCGTGGAGCTCGAGGGCGCCCGCGTGCTCGCGCCCGCGTGCTCGCGGAAGGTCGAAGCCGGCATGACCGTCCACACCGACTCGCCGCGGGTCAGGACCGCGCGCAAGGTGGTGCTGGAACTGCTGGCGTCGTCGGTGGATCTGTCCACGGCCGACTCGCTGACGCCGATGCTGCGCGACTACGGCGCCGACCCCGAGCGCTTCGGCGCCGGAGCCGCCACCGTGGCCCAGCCCGTCAAGGACGACAACGACCTGTACGTCCGCGACTATTCCAAGTGCGTGCTCTGCTACAAGTGCGTCGAGGCCTGCGGCACCGACGCCCAGAACACGTTCGCCATCGCCGTGGCGGGCCGCGGCTTCCACGCGCACATCTCGACCGAGCTGGACGTGCCGCTGCCGGAGTCCGCGTGCGTCTACTGCGGCAACTGCATCGCGGTGTGCCCGACCGGCGCGCTCATGGCGAAGCCGGAGTTCGAGTTGCGCCAGGCCGGCGCGTGGGCGCCGGAGCGCCAGACGGTCACCGACACCATCTGCCCGTTCTGCGGCGTCGGATGCACGCTCACGGCGCACGTCCAGGACGACCGGATCGTCAAGGTCACCTCGCCCCTCGACAACAGCGTCACGCAGGGGAATCTCTGCGTGAAGGGCCGGTTCGGTTTCGAGTACGCGAACGAGTCTGAAGACCAGTAG
- a CDS encoding NADPH-dependent F420 reductase: MRESSRWTTRREWLLSGAAGVAVIGFGRLGARAQGAPVKIGIIGSGRQGGAIGLLWARAGHEVFFSSRHPETLTDLVAQAGPKARAGLPEEAAQFGDVVLIAVPYGATPQIGRDYAKYMQGKIVIDVGNPRVDRDGDVGKDGLARGTGVTSKEYLPGVRLVRALNALSYTQVTKEAHRAGEKLGIPIASDDQAAIAMTVRLVTDAGFDPVVVGGLARAREFDAGTPVYVKGLTAAQLKAALKLP, encoded by the coding sequence ATGCGCGAGTCGTCACGCTGGACCACGCGCCGCGAGTGGCTGCTGTCGGGCGCCGCGGGAGTCGCCGTCATCGGCTTCGGCCGGCTGGGGGCCCGCGCGCAGGGCGCGCCGGTCAAGATCGGCATCATCGGATCCGGCCGCCAGGGCGGAGCGATCGGCCTGTTGTGGGCCAGGGCCGGGCACGAGGTGTTCTTCTCGTCCAGGCATCCCGAAACCCTCACGGACCTGGTCGCGCAGGCCGGGCCGAAGGCCAGGGCGGGCCTGCCCGAAGAAGCGGCGCAGTTCGGCGACGTCGTGCTGATCGCCGTGCCCTACGGCGCGACGCCCCAGATCGGGCGCGACTACGCGAAGTACATGCAAGGCAAGATCGTCATCGACGTCGGCAACCCCAGGGTGGACCGCGACGGTGATGTCGGCAAGGACGGCCTGGCGCGCGGCACGGGCGTCACGTCGAAGGAGTACCTCCCGGGCGTGCGCCTCGTGCGCGCCCTGAACGCGCTGAGCTACACGCAGGTCACGAAGGAGGCGCACCGCGCCGGCGAGAAGCTGGGCATCCCCATCGCCTCGGACGACCAGGCGGCCATCGCGATGACCGTTCGCCTCGTCACCGACGCCGGGTTCGACCCCGTGGTCGTCGGCGGCCTGGCGCGAGCGCGCGAGTTCGACGCCGGCACCCCCGTGTACGTGAAAGGCCTGACGGCAGCGCAACTGAAGGCCGCCCTGAAGCTGCCCTAG
- a CDS encoding radical SAM protein produces the protein MEGLVKAWGRILTGYRPSLSIEITRECPLRCPGCYAYGDAHLGGAVTLRDMSDLRGEDLVANVLALVDRTRPVHVSIVGGEPLVRYRELDALLPRLADRGIYTQLVTSAVRPIPPSWASVPRLQICVSIDGLPAEHDVRRAPATYDRILRHIAGHRITVHCTVTRQQAAREGYLDEFVDFWAANADTRTIWVSLYTPQVGEESAECLSADDRARVVAALHRLRARVPKLQMPHGLLTALTAPPASPGDCIFAQTTECVSADLTTRITPCQFGGTPDCQRCGCMASAALAAVGRHRLPGGLRVESIFKASFAVGERVRRRRPH, from the coding sequence ATGGAAGGGCTCGTGAAGGCCTGGGGACGCATCCTGACCGGATACCGTCCCAGTCTGTCGATCGAGATCACGCGCGAGTGTCCCCTCAGATGCCCGGGCTGCTACGCGTACGGCGACGCCCACCTCGGCGGCGCCGTGACGCTGCGCGACATGAGCGACCTGCGCGGCGAGGACCTGGTGGCCAACGTCCTGGCCCTGGTGGACCGCACGCGGCCCGTGCACGTCTCGATCGTGGGCGGGGAGCCGCTGGTGCGCTACCGCGAGCTCGACGCCCTCCTGCCGCGGCTCGCCGACCGCGGCATCTACACGCAGCTGGTGACGAGCGCCGTCCGCCCGATTCCGCCGTCCTGGGCGTCGGTTCCACGCCTGCAGATCTGCGTCTCGATCGACGGACTGCCGGCCGAGCACGACGTGCGGCGCGCGCCCGCCACCTACGATCGGATCCTGAGGCACATCGCCGGCCACCGGATCACCGTGCACTGCACCGTGACCCGCCAGCAGGCGGCGCGCGAAGGCTACCTCGACGAGTTCGTCGACTTCTGGGCGGCCAACGCCGACACGCGGACCATCTGGGTGAGCCTCTACACGCCGCAGGTCGGCGAGGAGAGCGCCGAGTGCCTGTCGGCGGATGACCGGGCACGTGTCGTCGCCGCGCTGCACCGCCTCCGCGCGCGCGTGCCGAAGCTGCAGATGCCCCACGGGCTCCTGACGGCATTGACCGCGCCGCCAGCCTCGCCCGGCGACTGCATCTTCGCGCAGACGACCGAGTGCGTGTCGGCGGACCTCACCACCCGCATCACGCCCTGCCAGTTCGGGGGGACACCGGACTGCCAGCGCTGCGGCTGCATGGCCTCGGCGGCCCTCGCCGCCGTCGGACGGCACCGCCTGCCGGGCGGCCTGAGGGTGGAGTCGATCTTCAAGGCCTCGTTCGCCGTTGGCGAGCGCGTCCGCCGCCGGCGGCCGCACTGA
- the ggt gene encoding gamma-glutamyltransferase: protein MRTRRPAAPLVALAVCSLALTLHAGNLPYRAKGGMVISASDIASEAGWRVMKGGGNAIDGAVATAFALAVTHPTAGNIGGGGFIVYRAADGTSTTFDFREMAPAGSSPTMWMKDGKYDFDIHHNSHRSVGVPGTVAGLYLAHQKLGRTPWKDLVAPAVALARDGFPISIDLARSLERMIPEFKKFPASLAQFTKNGQPYQAGELLKQPDLARTLQRIADNGPKGFYEGETAELIEKEMKANGGLITRDDLKKYEAKERTPVTSTYRGYELIGMPPPSSGGIAVSEMLNILEGYDLKAAGYGSAQNLHLVAESMRRAFADRAQHLGDPDFNSGIPVTQLLSKDYATQVRKTINPNKASVSSPTSFTWPTESQETTHLSVVDGTHNAVSLTYTLEYGYGSRIVVPGAGFLLNNELGDFNSAPEMTDERGNIGTKPNLALPYKRPLSSMSPMILARDGQLFMVTGSPGGRTIINTVLMTILNVVDFGMNAQEAVDAGRMHHQWLPDRLSMERYGFSADTIAKLKAMGHNVSEGGSQGVAEVIVLKDGLLEGGVDRRQADGGAAGQ from the coding sequence ATGCGTACCCGACGTCCCGCCGCGCCCCTGGTGGCGCTCGCCGTCTGTTCCCTGGCGCTCACTCTGCACGCCGGGAACCTGCCGTACCGCGCCAAGGGCGGCATGGTCATCTCGGCGAGCGACATCGCCTCCGAGGCCGGCTGGCGGGTGATGAAGGGCGGCGGGAACGCCATCGACGGCGCCGTCGCCACCGCGTTCGCCCTCGCCGTCACCCACCCCACCGCCGGGAACATCGGGGGCGGCGGCTTCATCGTGTACCGCGCGGCCGACGGCACGTCGACCACGTTCGACTTCCGCGAGATGGCGCCCGCCGGGTCGAGCCCGACGATGTGGATGAAGGACGGCAAGTACGACTTCGACATCCACCACAACAGCCACCGCTCCGTCGGCGTGCCCGGCACCGTGGCCGGTCTGTACCTGGCGCACCAGAAGCTGGGCCGCACGCCCTGGAAGGACCTGGTCGCGCCGGCCGTGGCACTCGCGCGCGACGGATTCCCGATCAGCATCGACCTGGCGCGGTCGCTCGAGCGGATGATTCCCGAGTTCAAGAAGTTCCCGGCGTCTCTGGCGCAGTTCACGAAGAACGGCCAGCCCTACCAGGCCGGCGAGCTCCTGAAGCAGCCGGATCTCGCCCGCACCCTCCAGCGGATCGCCGACAACGGGCCGAAGGGCTTCTACGAAGGCGAGACGGCCGAGCTCATCGAGAAGGAGATGAAGGCCAACGGCGGGCTCATCACGCGCGACGACCTGAAGAAGTACGAGGCCAAGGAGCGCACGCCCGTCACGAGCACCTACCGCGGCTACGAGCTCATCGGGATGCCGCCGCCCAGTTCGGGCGGCATCGCCGTCAGCGAGATGCTGAACATCCTCGAAGGCTACGACCTGAAGGCCGCCGGCTACGGCTCGGCCCAGAACCTCCACCTCGTGGCGGAGTCGATGCGGCGTGCGTTCGCGGATCGCGCCCAGCACCTCGGCGATCCCGACTTCAACAGCGGCATTCCCGTGACCCAGCTCCTGTCGAAGGACTACGCGACACAGGTCCGCAAGACCATCAACCCGAACAAGGCCTCGGTGTCGTCGCCGACGTCGTTCACGTGGCCGACCGAATCGCAGGAAACGACCCACCTCTCGGTGGTGGACGGCACGCACAACGCCGTGTCCCTGACCTACACGCTCGAGTACGGGTACGGCTCGCGGATCGTCGTGCCGGGTGCGGGCTTCCTGCTGAACAACGAGCTGGGCGACTTCAACTCCGCGCCGGAGATGACCGACGAGCGCGGCAACATCGGGACCAAGCCGAACCTCGCGCTGCCGTACAAGCGCCCGCTCTCCAGCATGTCCCCGATGATCCTGGCCAGGGACGGCCAGCTCTTCATGGTCACGGGCTCGCCCGGAGGCCGGACCATCATCAACACCGTGCTCATGACCATCCTGAACGTCGTGGACTTCGGCATGAACGCCCAGGAAGCCGTGGACGCCGGGCGCATGCACCACCAGTGGCTGCCCGATCGCCTGTCCATGGAGCGGTACGGGTTCTCGGCCGACACCATCGCGAAGCTGAAGGCGATGGGCCACAACGTGTCCGAGGGCGGCAGCCAGGGCGTGGCCGAGGTCATCGTGCTGAAGGACGGCCTTCTCGAAGGCGGCGTGGACCGGCGTCAGGCCGACGGCGGCGCCGCAGGCCAATAG
- a CDS encoding DUF6116 family protein, with protein sequence MPTLLANFLSRLATPRLFLLAAALLGLDLVIPDVVPFLDEILLAILTLVFARRKPGL encoded by the coding sequence ATGCCCACCCTGCTCGCCAACTTCCTGTCCCGACTGGCCACGCCGCGGCTGTTCCTGCTGGCGGCGGCGCTGCTCGGCCTCGACCTGGTGATTCCTGACGTCGTGCCCTTCCTGGACGAGATCCTGCTCGCCATCCTCACGCTCGTCTTCGCCAGGCGGAAGCCGGGGCTGTGA